The segment GTGCTCATCTCCATCAGCAAGCAGAAGAACAAGTCCAGCGTGGGCAAGAAGGCCGTCATCCTGGACGAGGGCGAGTGGAGCTATTTCTACTCGGGCATCAACGGGCTCAACAAGGGCCTCATCGGCTGGGCCGACACCTACATGTACGATTCGGCCTCGGTGCAGGTCTTTGTGGAGGATTCTCCCGGCCAGACCACCTTCACCCTGTTCAAGTGGCTGCGCGCGGGCTGGTCCGGCCTCAACGTGGTCCAGAAGAGCCACATCAACGATGGCGCCACCCGCTACGCCAACGCCTTCAAGCGCATTGTGGAGAGCGACCGCCTGCCCGCGCCCGAGGAACTGGCCGCAAATGTCCGCGCCTTGTCCACCATGAGCGACGCCGAGCTCGACCACAAGATCAGCGCCTACGCCGTGGCCATCGAGAACATCTCCAGGACCACGCCGGCCATGAAAAAGAGCGAGTTCCAGAAGGTGGTGGAGAACGGCCGCTACGCCAGCATTCTGAACCGCGAGGAGCGCGTGGGCGCCATCCTGGTGGAGTATCTGAAGAGCCGCCTGGGCAAGCGCCCGCTGGTGGATTTCCCGGCCGCGCCCGTGGCCGCGAGCCGCAAGGGATAGCCCGGTCAAGACCAAGGAGCCAGCCCATGCAATTGTGCGAATCCGACGCCAAGTTCAAGTACTGCCCGTTGCTCAAAACGCGCGAGGACAAGCTCAAGTTCTGCCAGGGCTCCATGTGCATGTTCTGGCGCTGGGCCAATCCCGCCGTTACCGGCGCGGACGCGGAAGGTTTCTGCGGCGCGGCCGGTCCCGCCGTGCTTGCGGCCGCCTTCACCGCGGCGGACGACTCCCCCAAGCCCCCAATCGAGGATTAGCGCCAAGCCATGACCGTCGCCAAGCCTTCCTGCAAGCCCGGCCCCGTGGGCCAGGCCGGAACCGCGCGCCTGCTCGTCACCTGCGCGGACCGGCCGGGCGTTGTCGCCGCCGTGAGCGGTTTTCTGCACGCCCGCGGGGTGAACATCATCCACTCCGACCAGCATTCCACCGATCCCGAAGGCGGACGCTTCTTCATGCGTCAGGAGTTCTACCACGCGGGCTTGGAGCACTGCCTGGATGGACTCATGCGCGACTTCGGCCGCGAGGTGGCCTCGGAATTCAAGATGGATTGGCGCGTGGTGCCCTGCGTTCGCAAGAAGCGCATGGCCATCCTCGTTTCCAGGCTGGACCACGCGCTCATGGACTTGCTGTGGCGCGTGGACCGGGGCGAACTGCCCGCGGAGATTCCGCTGGTCATCAGCAACCACCCGGATCTGCGCCGCGCGGTGGAGTCCTTCGGCGTGGCCTTCCACCATGTGCACGTGCCGGAGGCCAAGGACATCTCGCGCGGGCGCGGCCTGGCCCTGCACGAGGAGCGCATGGTCCAACTGCTGGACGAAGCCCCCGGAGGCCCCGTGGATCTGCTGGTGCTGGCGCGCTACATGCGCATCCTGTCGCCCGCGCTGGTCAAGCGCTTTCCCCGGCGCATCATCAACATCCACCATTCCTTTCTGCCCGCCTTCGAGGGGGCGGACCCGTACCGCCGCGCGGCCGAGCGGGGGGTCAAGCTCATCGGCGCCACGGCGCACTATGTCACCGGCAGGCTGGACAAGGGCCCCATCATCGAGCAGGACGTGATCCGCGTGTCGCA is part of the Humidesulfovibrio mexicanus genome and harbors:
- the purU gene encoding formyltetrahydrofolate deformylase; the protein is MTVAKPSCKPGPVGQAGTARLLVTCADRPGVVAAVSGFLHARGVNIIHSDQHSTDPEGGRFFMRQEFYHAGLEHCLDGLMRDFGREVASEFKMDWRVVPCVRKKRMAILVSRLDHALMDLLWRVDRGELPAEIPLVISNHPDLRRAVESFGVAFHHVHVPEAKDISRGRGLALHEERMVQLLDEAPGGPVDLLVLARYMRILSPALVKRFPRRIINIHHSFLPAFEGADPYRRAAERGVKLIGATAHYVTGRLDKGPIIEQDVIRVSHRHRVDELKILGRDIERQVLSRAVRWHLEDRVLVDGNKTIVFA